One region of Streptomyces capillispiralis genomic DNA includes:
- a CDS encoding ABC transporter permease — protein sequence MNGFFDIPSDLQHSWAGLIGLHLRESLLPVAAGLLLALPLAQLCVRFRWLYPPVLGLTTVLYAIPSLAFFVVLIDYTGQTELTVMIPLAVYSLVVLVPAIVDGVRSVPEETLAAATAMGFGPVRRYLQVQLPIAAPAIMAGLRVATVSSISLVSVGALIGNQGALGNLLAAAQKYDRPELAVNAVLTMAVLAIVCDALLVGLRMLLTPWMPRGARPKAAARPEPLTAEGAAR from the coding sequence GTGAACGGCTTCTTCGACATCCCGAGCGACCTCCAGCACAGCTGGGCCGGCCTGATCGGGCTGCACCTGCGGGAGTCCCTGCTGCCGGTGGCCGCCGGACTGCTGCTCGCGCTGCCCCTGGCCCAGCTGTGCGTGCGGTTCCGCTGGCTGTACCCGCCCGTGCTCGGCCTGACGACCGTGCTGTACGCCATCCCCTCGCTGGCGTTCTTCGTCGTCCTCATCGACTACACCGGCCAGACCGAGCTGACCGTGATGATCCCGCTGGCCGTCTACAGCCTGGTGGTGCTGGTCCCGGCCATCGTCGACGGTGTGCGCTCGGTCCCCGAGGAGACCCTGGCCGCCGCCACCGCCATGGGCTTCGGCCCCGTACGCCGCTACCTCCAGGTGCAGTTGCCGATCGCCGCGCCCGCCATCATGGCCGGACTCAGGGTGGCCACCGTCTCCAGCATCTCCCTGGTCAGCGTCGGCGCCCTGATCGGCAACCAGGGCGCCCTCGGCAACCTGCTCGCCGCCGCGCAGAAGTACGACCGGCCGGAACTCGCCGTGAACGCCGTGCTCACCATGGCCGTCCTGGCGATCGTGTGCGACGCCCTGCTGGTCGGGCTGCGCATGCTGCTGACCCCCTGGATGCCCCGCGGTGCCCGTCCGAAGGCCGCCGCCCGGCCGGAACCGCTCACGGCCGAGGGAGCGGCCCGGTGA
- a CDS encoding ABC transporter ATP-binding protein, producing MIRIDSVTKRYPDGTVAVDRLSLEIPDRSITVLVGPSGCGKTTTLRMINRMVEPTEGTILLDGEDVQRQPVTTLRRSMGYVIQNAGLFQHRTIVDNIATVPRMLGWGKQRARERAAELMERVGLDTALARRYPYQLSGGQQQRVGVARALAADPPVLLMDEPFSAVDPVVRKGLQDELLRIQEELGKTIVFVTHDIDEAIKLGTMVAVLREGGRLAQYAPPAELLSAPADGFVEDFLGADRGIRRLSFFASAALELTTDAVLPADAPAERIAAARAPHLLLTDPDGRPLGWAERDDLTAGDVTTDRLLPYGRPFVPGTDSLRVALDCAVLSPTGWAVAVDGGGRVTGVVSQQTIGEAIRAAHHESRAHRDEAGVAK from the coding sequence TTGATACGGATCGACTCAGTCACGAAGCGGTACCCGGACGGCACGGTGGCGGTCGACCGGCTGTCGCTGGAGATACCCGACCGCTCGATCACCGTCCTCGTCGGCCCCTCGGGCTGCGGCAAGACGACCACCCTGCGCATGATCAACCGGATGGTCGAACCCACCGAGGGCACCATCCTCCTCGACGGCGAGGACGTCCAGCGGCAACCGGTCACCACCCTGCGCCGGTCCATGGGGTACGTCATCCAGAACGCGGGGCTGTTCCAGCACCGCACCATCGTCGACAACATCGCCACCGTGCCCCGCATGCTCGGCTGGGGCAAGCAGCGCGCCCGGGAGCGGGCGGCGGAGCTGATGGAGCGGGTGGGACTCGACACCGCGCTCGCCCGGCGCTACCCGTACCAGCTCTCCGGCGGCCAGCAGCAGCGCGTCGGCGTGGCGCGGGCGCTCGCCGCGGACCCGCCGGTGCTGCTGATGGACGAGCCGTTCTCGGCCGTCGACCCCGTGGTGCGCAAGGGACTCCAGGACGAACTCCTGCGCATCCAGGAGGAACTGGGCAAGACCATCGTCTTCGTCACCCACGACATCGACGAGGCGATCAAACTCGGCACCATGGTCGCCGTGCTGCGCGAGGGCGGCCGGCTCGCCCAGTACGCGCCGCCCGCCGAGCTGCTGTCCGCCCCCGCGGACGGCTTCGTCGAGGACTTCCTCGGCGCCGACCGCGGCATCCGCCGGCTGTCCTTCTTCGCCTCCGCAGCCCTGGAGCTGACCACCGACGCCGTCCTCCCGGCCGACGCGCCCGCCGAGCGGATCGCCGCCGCGCGGGCCCCGCACCTCCTGCTGACCGACCCCGACGGCCGCCCGCTGGGCTGGGCCGAACGCGACGACCTGACCGCCGGGGACGTCACCACCGACCGGCTGCTGCCCTACGGGCGGCCGTTCGTCCCCGGCACCGACTCCCTCCGGGTCGCCCTGGACTGCGCCGTGCTCTCGCCCACCGGCTGGGCCGTCGCCGTGGACGGCGGCGGCCGGGTGACCGGCGTCGTCTCCCAGCAGACCATCGGCGAGGCGATCCGCGCCGCCCACCACGAGAGCCGGGCGCACCGGGACGAGGCCGGGGTCGCCAAGTGA
- a CDS encoding phosphogluconate dehydrogenase C-terminal domain-containing protein — MATETTHRTDVRTVAVIGAAGKMGQRVSDNLVESDFRVLFSEASPKGQELIRALGRDLTESTAAAAEADVVVLAVPDVVLGTVSEELVPLMRPGTVVLTLDPAAAYAGLLHAREDIHYACAHPCHPSVFLERTTKEEWQDTFGGIAAPQEVVAAYEGGDSAKRELAESVIRVMYAPVVDVHWVTVKQLAVLEPTLVETIACMVGALLTEALHETVHTVGVPEKAARAMLLGHTQVALANTLKGSNPFSDACLIAMDYGRESIVRDDWKKVFEDEELDKVITRMLKIKEIRR, encoded by the coding sequence ATGGCCACCGAGACCACCCACCGGACCGACGTGCGGACCGTCGCCGTCATCGGGGCCGCCGGCAAGATGGGCCAGCGCGTCTCCGACAACCTGGTCGAGAGCGACTTCCGGGTGCTCTTCAGCGAGGCGTCCCCCAAGGGCCAGGAGCTGATCCGGGCACTCGGCCGGGACCTCACCGAGTCCACGGCCGCCGCCGCCGAGGCCGACGTGGTCGTCCTCGCCGTGCCGGACGTCGTCCTCGGCACCGTCTCCGAGGAACTCGTCCCGCTGATGAGGCCCGGCACGGTCGTCCTCACCCTCGACCCGGCCGCCGCCTACGCCGGACTGCTGCACGCCCGCGAGGACATCCACTACGCGTGCGCCCACCCCTGCCACCCGTCGGTGTTCCTGGAGCGCACCACCAAGGAGGAGTGGCAGGACACCTTCGGCGGCATCGCCGCCCCGCAGGAGGTCGTCGCCGCGTACGAGGGCGGCGACAGCGCCAAGCGGGAACTGGCCGAATCGGTCATCCGGGTGATGTACGCGCCCGTCGTCGACGTCCACTGGGTCACCGTCAAGCAGCTCGCCGTGCTGGAGCCGACCCTCGTCGAGACCATCGCCTGCATGGTCGGCGCCCTGCTCACCGAGGCCCTGCACGAGACCGTGCACACCGTCGGCGTGCCGGAGAAGGCCGCCCGCGCCATGCTCCTCGGCCACACCCAGGTGGCCCTCGCCAACACCCTCAAGGGCTCCAACCCGTTCTCCGACGCCTGCCTGATCGCCATGGACTACGGCCGGGAGTCCATCGTCCGCGACGACTGGAAGAAGGTCTTCGAGGACGAGGAACTCGACAAGGTCATCACGCGCATGCTGAAGATCAAGGAGATCAGGCGCTGA
- a CDS encoding sugar phosphate isomerase/epimerase family protein has translation MAYGISTYAYFWRISERAPRPMTLTDMLRDTAALGGEVFQICDYAPLAGYDAARLADVRDTARDLGIRLELGTRGIRTDHLLTHLDIAGALDVTLVRSMLHVPGHRPDPTEATALLKESVPRYADAGVTLGLETYEQVSTDDLLTVVRGVGSEHLGVVLDPGNSVARLERPADVVAATAPHVVNIHVKDFAFTRRDGWVGFTYAGCPLGEGLLDHDGMVAAVRPGERGINQIVEHWLPWQDEGFEATARLEHQWTQHSINTLLRSE, from the coding sequence ATGGCGTACGGCATCAGCACCTACGCCTACTTCTGGCGGATCTCGGAGCGGGCCCCGCGGCCCATGACGCTCACCGACATGCTGCGCGACACCGCCGCACTGGGCGGCGAGGTCTTCCAGATCTGCGACTACGCCCCCCTGGCCGGCTACGACGCCGCACGGCTCGCCGACGTCCGCGACACCGCACGCGACCTGGGCATCCGCCTGGAACTCGGCACCCGGGGCATTCGCACCGACCACCTGCTCACCCACCTCGACATCGCGGGCGCGCTGGACGTCACCCTGGTGCGGTCCATGCTCCACGTCCCCGGCCACCGGCCGGACCCGACCGAGGCCACGGCCCTGCTGAAGGAGTCCGTGCCCCGCTACGCGGACGCCGGCGTCACCCTCGGCCTGGAGACCTACGAGCAGGTCTCCACCGACGACCTGCTGACCGTCGTCCGCGGCGTCGGCAGCGAGCACCTGGGCGTCGTCCTCGACCCGGGCAACAGCGTCGCCCGGCTGGAGCGCCCGGCCGACGTGGTCGCCGCCACCGCGCCCCACGTCGTCAACATCCACGTCAAGGACTTCGCCTTCACCCGGCGCGACGGCTGGGTCGGCTTCACCTACGCCGGCTGCCCGCTCGGCGAGGGCCTGCTCGACCACGACGGCATGGTCGCCGCCGTCCGCCCCGGCGAACGGGGCATCAACCAGATCGTGGAGCACTGGCTCCCGTGGCAGGACGAGGGCTTCGAGGCCACCGCCCGGCTCGAACACCAGTGGACGCAGCACAGCATCAACACCCTTCTGAGGAGCGAGTAA
- a CDS encoding triose-phosphate isomerase family protein, with protein MSDPAPPPVLLGVSLKMYFGHHETLNWARRVAALADRHPAVTSGAARLFVLPAFPTLVPAAGILTPYGIGLGAQDIATEDTGPYTGEVGGPVLREIGCRYAEVGHAERRRMYGEGDTVVAAKTAAALRNRLTPVLCVGERDRGTPGEAAERTVAEAERLLRGLEGTVVLAYEPQWAIGAPEPASAEHITTVCGALRAWLDDQPQHTGSSVIYGGSAGPGLLTRLAGAADGLFLGRFAHDPANIEAVLDELHVPAPTAVA; from the coding sequence ATGTCCGACCCCGCACCGCCGCCGGTCCTGCTCGGGGTGAGCCTGAAGATGTACTTCGGCCACCACGAGACCCTCAACTGGGCCCGCAGGGTCGCCGCCCTGGCCGACCGCCACCCCGCCGTCACCTCCGGCGCGGCCCGCCTCTTCGTCCTCCCGGCGTTCCCCACCCTGGTCCCCGCCGCCGGCATCCTCACCCCGTACGGCATCGGCCTGGGCGCCCAGGACATCGCCACCGAGGACACCGGCCCCTACACCGGCGAGGTCGGCGGCCCCGTGCTCAGGGAGATCGGCTGCCGCTACGCCGAGGTCGGCCACGCCGAGCGGCGCCGCATGTACGGCGAGGGCGACACCGTCGTCGCCGCCAAGACGGCAGCCGCCCTGCGCAACCGCCTCACCCCGGTGCTCTGCGTCGGCGAACGCGACCGGGGCACCCCCGGCGAGGCCGCCGAGCGCACCGTCGCCGAGGCCGAACGCCTGCTGCGCGGCCTGGAGGGCACCGTCGTCCTCGCCTACGAACCCCAGTGGGCCATCGGCGCGCCCGAACCGGCCTCCGCCGAGCACATCACGACCGTGTGCGGCGCCCTCCGGGCCTGGCTGGACGACCAGCCGCAGCACACCGGTTCCTCCGTCATCTACGGCGGCAGCGCCGGCCCCGGACTGCTCACCCGCCTCGCCGGCGCCGCGGACGGCCTCTTCCTCGGCCGCTTCGCCCACGACCCGGCGAACATCGAGGCCGTCCTCGACGAACTCCACGTCCCGGCCCCGACGGCGGTGGCGTGA
- a CDS encoding ribose-5-phosphate isomerase: protein MTDKLRIVVGSDDAGHQYKEALKRDLENHHLVAEVTDVGVDADGHTAYPKVAIAAAELVARGEADRALLVCGTGLGVAIAANKVKGIRAVTAHDSFSVERAVLSNNAQVLTFGQRVVGLELARRLAAEWLTYRFDETSASAAKVQLMCDYENDEAAA from the coding sequence ATGACCGACAAGCTCCGCATCGTCGTCGGCTCCGACGACGCCGGCCACCAGTACAAGGAAGCCCTCAAGCGGGACCTGGAGAACCACCACCTCGTGGCCGAGGTGACCGACGTCGGCGTCGACGCCGACGGCCACACCGCCTACCCCAAGGTCGCCATCGCCGCCGCCGAACTGGTCGCCCGCGGCGAGGCCGACCGCGCCCTGCTGGTCTGCGGCACCGGACTGGGCGTCGCCATCGCCGCCAACAAGGTCAAGGGCATCCGCGCCGTCACCGCGCACGACTCCTTCTCCGTCGAGCGCGCCGTCCTGTCGAACAACGCGCAGGTCCTCACCTTCGGCCAGCGCGTCGTCGGCCTCGAACTCGCCCGCCGCCTGGCCGCCGAATGGCTCACCTACCGCTTCGACGAGACCTCCGCCTCCGCCGCCAAGGTCCAGCTCATGTGCGACTACGAGAACGACGAGGCAGCCGCCTGA
- a CDS encoding dihydroxyacetone kinase family protein: MTRLFNDPAAFADEALEGFTAAHRRWVRSVTGGVVRAAGTPRGQVAVVIGGGSGHYPAFSGLVGRGLAHGAAVGNVFASPSARQIRSVARAAHAGAGVLLMYGNYAGDVLHFGQAAERLAGEGVDVRTFAVTDDISSAGPADTAQRRGIAGDLPVFKAAAAAAEEGLPLDEVLAVAAHANARTRSFGIAFSGCTLPGAGEPLFTVPEGRMAVGLGIHGEPGIGEEAVPTADEAARLLVGTLLKELPDGVSTPEGARAAVVLNGLGSVKYEELFVVYRTVAALLAEAGVEIVDPEVGELVTSFDMAGVSLTLTWLDDRLERLWRAPADTPAHRKGALGADETPTRTGAADDDSDDTPVPAASAASREAAATVLTALRAVADTVDRHAEELGRIDAVAGDGDHGIGMRRGSTAARRAAADALALGAGAGTLLTRAADAWADRAGGTSGALWGTVLRALGTALGDDDAPTAARVAAGVTEASAGVRRLGGAEVGDKTMVDVLVPFADTLAAAVTDGTPLTDAWDRAAHAAETAAAATAGLLPRKGRARPHAEKSLGTPDAGAHSLALITRAVHAVLRNDH, encoded by the coding sequence ATGACCCGCCTGTTCAACGACCCCGCCGCCTTCGCCGACGAGGCCCTGGAGGGCTTCACCGCCGCCCACCGGCGCTGGGTCCGCTCCGTCACCGGCGGCGTGGTCCGCGCCGCCGGCACCCCCCGCGGCCAGGTCGCCGTCGTCATCGGCGGCGGATCCGGCCACTACCCGGCCTTCTCCGGCCTGGTCGGCCGGGGCCTCGCCCACGGCGCCGCCGTCGGCAACGTCTTCGCCTCGCCCTCCGCCCGGCAGATCCGCTCCGTGGCGCGCGCCGCCCACGCCGGCGCGGGCGTGCTGCTGATGTACGGCAACTACGCCGGCGACGTCCTGCACTTCGGGCAGGCCGCCGAACGCCTGGCCGGCGAGGGCGTGGACGTGCGCACCTTCGCCGTCACCGACGACATCTCCAGCGCCGGCCCCGCGGACACCGCCCAGCGGCGCGGCATCGCGGGCGACCTGCCCGTGTTCAAGGCGGCCGCCGCCGCGGCCGAGGAGGGCCTGCCGCTGGACGAGGTGCTGGCCGTCGCCGCCCACGCCAACGCCCGCACCCGCTCCTTCGGCATCGCCTTCTCCGGCTGCACCCTGCCCGGCGCCGGAGAGCCCCTCTTCACCGTCCCCGAGGGCCGCATGGCCGTCGGCCTCGGCATCCACGGCGAGCCCGGCATCGGCGAGGAGGCCGTGCCCACCGCCGACGAGGCCGCCCGCCTCCTGGTCGGCACCCTCCTCAAGGAACTCCCCGACGGGGTGAGCACCCCCGAGGGCGCCCGCGCGGCCGTGGTCCTCAACGGCCTCGGCTCGGTCAAGTACGAGGAACTCTTCGTCGTCTACCGCACGGTGGCCGCCCTGCTGGCGGAGGCCGGCGTCGAGATCGTCGACCCGGAGGTCGGCGAACTCGTCACCAGCTTCGACATGGCCGGCGTCTCCCTCACCCTGACCTGGCTCGACGACCGCCTGGAGCGGCTGTGGCGGGCCCCGGCCGACACCCCCGCCCACCGCAAGGGCGCCCTCGGCGCCGACGAGACGCCCACCCGTACGGGCGCGGCGGACGACGACAGCGACGACACCCCGGTGCCCGCCGCCTCCGCCGCCTCCCGGGAGGCCGCCGCCACCGTCCTCACCGCCCTGCGCGCCGTCGCCGACACCGTCGACCGCCACGCCGAGGAACTCGGCCGGATCGACGCCGTCGCCGGGGACGGCGACCACGGCATCGGCATGCGGCGCGGCTCCACCGCCGCCCGGCGGGCAGCGGCCGACGCCCTCGCCCTCGGCGCGGGCGCCGGCACCCTGCTCACCCGGGCCGCCGACGCCTGGGCCGACCGCGCGGGCGGCACCTCCGGCGCCCTGTGGGGCACCGTCCTGCGCGCGCTGGGCACGGCGCTCGGCGACGACGACGCCCCGACCGCGGCCCGCGTCGCCGCGGGCGTCACCGAGGCGTCCGCCGGCGTACGCCGGCTGGGCGGGGCCGAGGTCGGCGACAAGACCATGGTCGACGTCCTCGTGCCCTTCGCCGACACCCTCGCCGCCGCCGTCACCGACGGCACCCCGCTGACCGACGCCTGGGACCGCGCCGCCCACGCCGCCGAGACGGCGGCCGCGGCCACCGCCGGACTGCTGCCCCGCAAGGGACGCGCCCGCCCGCACGCGGAGAAGTCCCTCGGCACCCCGGACGCCGGCGCCCACTCCCTCGCCCTCATCACCCGCGCCGTGCACGCCGTACTGCGCAACGACCACTGA
- a CDS encoding MFS transporter has product MGADTHSVAVERTAIKKVSVRLVPFVALMFFVNYLDRTAISFAEPNGMGADLALTAAQFGFASGIFFLGYIVLEVPSNMALHRFGARRWLARIMVTWGIVSLLFTWVSSSGQLYTLRFLLGVAEAGFFPGAILFLSQWVPARHRTKILGLFYLAQPLTTVLGAPLAGWLIGRHGLFGLEGWRVMFLFVSLPAIVLGIVAYFYLIDRPADAKWLTPAERDWLTKELAAENARKTGHATQHAKGDLKTAFTSGRVWVLAMVYFGFVYGLYALAFFLPTIIGGFQEQYDTTFSVMDKAWITAVPYLPAAVVLFFWTRHATRHGTRTWHVAGPAVVGGLSIPLALYMGSPTATIAVITVTACSIFAALPVFWSVPSRFLTGAAAAAGIALINTAGNVAGFAAGYITGWLKDWTGAYYAPLYLVGFFMLLSAALMVRLAARERIAEPAPGTERQPMEAHR; this is encoded by the coding sequence ATGGGTGCCGACACGCATTCCGTGGCAGTCGAGAGAACTGCCATCAAGAAGGTCTCAGTCCGCCTCGTGCCGTTCGTGGCGCTGATGTTCTTCGTGAACTACCTGGACCGCACGGCCATCTCGTTCGCCGAGCCGAACGGCATGGGCGCGGACCTCGCCCTCACCGCCGCCCAGTTCGGCTTCGCCTCCGGGATCTTCTTCCTCGGCTACATCGTGCTCGAGGTCCCCAGCAACATGGCGCTGCACCGCTTCGGGGCCCGCCGCTGGCTCGCCAGGATCATGGTCACCTGGGGCATCGTCTCGCTGCTGTTCACCTGGGTCTCCAGCTCCGGACAGCTGTACACCCTGCGCTTCCTGCTCGGCGTGGCGGAGGCCGGCTTCTTCCCCGGCGCCATCCTCTTCCTCAGCCAGTGGGTGCCCGCCCGGCACCGCACCAAGATCCTCGGCCTGTTCTACCTGGCCCAGCCGCTGACCACCGTCCTCGGCGCGCCCCTGGCCGGCTGGCTCATCGGCCGCCACGGCCTGTTCGGCCTCGAGGGCTGGCGCGTGATGTTCCTGTTCGTGTCGCTGCCCGCGATCGTCCTCGGCATCGTCGCCTACTTCTACCTGATCGACCGGCCCGCCGACGCCAAGTGGCTCACCCCGGCCGAACGCGACTGGCTGACCAAGGAACTCGCCGCCGAGAACGCGCGGAAGACCGGCCACGCGACCCAGCACGCCAAGGGCGACCTCAAAACCGCCTTCACCAGCGGCCGCGTCTGGGTCCTGGCCATGGTCTACTTCGGCTTCGTCTACGGCCTGTACGCCCTGGCGTTCTTCCTGCCCACGATCATCGGCGGCTTCCAGGAGCAGTACGACACCACGTTCAGCGTGATGGATAAGGCGTGGATCACCGCCGTCCCCTACCTGCCCGCCGCCGTGGTGCTGTTCTTCTGGACCCGGCACGCCACCCGGCACGGCACCCGCACCTGGCACGTCGCCGGACCCGCCGTCGTCGGCGGCCTCTCCATCCCGCTCGCCCTGTACATGGGCTCCCCGACCGCCACGATCGCCGTCATCACCGTGACCGCCTGTTCGATCTTCGCGGCCCTGCCCGTCTTCTGGTCCGTGCCCTCCCGGTTCCTGACCGGAGCCGCCGCCGCGGCCGGCATCGCCCTGATCAACACGGCGGGCAACGTCGCCGGCTTCGCCGCCGGCTACATCACCGGCTGGCTCAAGGACTGGACCGGCGCCTACTACGCGCCGCTCTACCTGGTCGGCTTCTTCATGCTGCTGTCCGCCGCCCTGATGGTCCGGCTCGCCGCCCGGGAACGCATCGCCGAACCGGCGCCCGGAACCGAGCGGCAGCCGATGGAGGCCCACCGATGA
- a CDS encoding FadR/GntR family transcriptional regulator, translating to MTVTSQPDQQNAAAATDLARLLRPVVRESSVSEVAKRLLDHLSAGDIRPGTRLPAERQLAEALGVARSSVRGALSALDVLGIIEIRPGSGSYVREGTSEFLPRAINWGLMLGQRRTQDLVEVRTYMEGVSARLAAERATDADVARLEEHLQHMREAHGDVAAFIDADIAFHLECARIARNSVLSDILHSIRALLQVWMERVSDLEGTVSGTLCEHDAVLRAIRDRDPEAADRAMAAHMRMASARLQASIDGTSQGGS from the coding sequence GTGACCGTGACCAGTCAGCCCGATCAGCAGAACGCCGCGGCCGCCACCGACCTCGCCCGGCTCCTGCGCCCCGTGGTGCGCGAGTCCTCCGTCAGCGAGGTCGCCAAACGCCTCCTGGACCACCTGTCGGCCGGGGACATCCGGCCCGGCACCCGGCTGCCGGCCGAACGCCAGCTGGCCGAGGCGCTCGGCGTCGCCCGGTCGAGCGTGCGCGGGGCGCTCTCCGCCCTGGACGTCCTCGGGATCATCGAGATCCGCCCGGGTTCCGGGTCCTACGTCCGCGAGGGCACCTCGGAGTTCCTGCCCCGGGCGATCAACTGGGGGCTGATGCTGGGCCAGCGGCGCACCCAGGACCTGGTCGAGGTCCGCACCTACATGGAGGGCGTCTCCGCCCGCCTCGCCGCGGAGCGCGCCACCGACGCCGACGTCGCCCGCCTGGAGGAGCACCTCCAGCACATGCGGGAGGCCCACGGGGACGTGGCGGCCTTCATCGACGCCGACATCGCCTTCCACCTGGAGTGCGCCCGCATCGCCCGCAACAGCGTGCTCAGCGACATCCTGCACAGCATCCGGGCGCTGCTGCAGGTCTGGATGGAACGCGTCAGCGACCTCGAGGGCACGGTCAGCGGCACCCTGTGCGAGCACGACGCGGTCCTGCGCGCGATCCGCGACCGCGACCCGGAGGCGGCGGACCGGGCGATGGCCGCGCACATGCGCATGGCCAGCGCCCGCCTCCAGGCGTCCATCGACGGCACGTCCCAGGGCGGTTCCTGA
- a CDS encoding FAD:protein FMN transferase, which produces MRRVEHVMGFPVSLRVDDAGFPGSAADGLFGWLREVDARFSPFREDSEVSRLDRGELDAGRLSPGLTEVLALCERYRTATGGAFDVRLPGRRLDPCAVVKGWSVQKGAELLRAAGARRFCLNAGGDVAVAGGPWRVGVRHPEDAGRLCAVVEVTDGAVATSARYERGDHIVDGRTGRPATGLLSLTVTAPTLTEADAVATAAFALGREGIDWASARPGCEVFAVTSHHRVVRTPGFPVAGDSAVRSRT; this is translated from the coding sequence GTGCGGCGGGTCGAACACGTCATGGGTTTCCCGGTGTCGCTGCGCGTCGACGACGCGGGGTTCCCCGGCAGCGCGGCGGACGGGCTCTTCGGCTGGCTGCGCGAAGTCGACGCCCGCTTCAGCCCGTTCCGGGAGGACAGCGAGGTCAGCCGGCTGGACCGGGGCGAGCTGGACGCGGGCCGGCTCAGCCCCGGGCTCACGGAGGTCCTCGCTCTGTGCGAGCGGTACCGGACGGCGACCGGCGGCGCCTTCGACGTACGGCTGCCGGGGCGGCGGCTGGATCCGTGCGCGGTGGTGAAGGGCTGGTCGGTGCAGAAGGGCGCCGAGCTGCTCCGGGCGGCCGGGGCGCGGCGGTTCTGCCTCAACGCGGGCGGGGACGTGGCCGTCGCCGGCGGTCCGTGGCGGGTGGGCGTACGGCATCCCGAGGACGCCGGCCGGCTGTGCGCCGTCGTGGAGGTGACCGACGGCGCGGTGGCGACCTCCGCGCGCTACGAGCGCGGCGACCACATCGTCGACGGCCGCACCGGCCGTCCGGCCACCGGTCTGCTCAGCCTGACCGTCACCGCGCCCACCCTGACCGAGGCGGACGCGGTCGCCACGGCGGCCTTCGCGCTGGGCCGGGAGGGCATCGACTGGGCGTCCGCGCGCCCCGGCTGCGAGGTGTTCGCGGTGACGTCGCACCACCGGGTCGTGCGAACGCCGGGCTTCCCGGTGGCGGGGGACTCCGCGGTGCGGTCACGGACATGA
- a CDS encoding FMN-binding protein yields the protein MKRALPVLVLTVAGLIPVWRYAPQQETAAPEAAAPAPSVSAAPGSTTRVVTGPTVDTEKGPVQVEVTLDGDRISAVRMLRQPDHPQTTAAVPVLIEETLEAQSADVDTVSGATVTSDGYRESLQAALDARDS from the coding sequence GTGAAGCGAGCACTGCCCGTCCTGGTCCTGACCGTCGCCGGGCTGATCCCGGTCTGGCGCTACGCCCCGCAGCAGGAGACGGCCGCTCCCGAGGCGGCCGCCCCGGCGCCCTCGGTGTCCGCCGCCCCGGGCTCCACCACCCGGGTCGTCACGGGCCCCACCGTGGACACGGAGAAGGGCCCCGTGCAGGTCGAGGTCACCCTGGACGGCGACCGGATCAGCGCGGTGCGGATGCTCCGGCAGCCGGACCACCCGCAGACCACGGCCGCCGTCCCGGTGCTGATCGAGGAGACCCTGGAAGCCCAGAGCGCCGACGTCGACACCGTCTCCGGTGCCACGGTCACCAGCGACGGCTACCGGGAGTCGCTGCAAGCCGCCCTCGACGCGCGGGACTCCTGA